Proteins encoded within one genomic window of Oryza glaberrima chromosome 12, OglaRS2, whole genome shotgun sequence:
- the LOC127756216 gene encoding uncharacterized protein LOC127756216, protein MYADRRSKEFIDGVHYFLRVAEANRQRSFICCPCNKCKNQKEYSASRTIHFHLFESGFMPSYNCWTSHGEQGVEMEEDEVEDDNIPDFAQYVGFEENQTGEEEIAADGNDVADDLGQMLQDAREDCESEKEAHKLDKMLEDHRTSLYLGCEQGHKKLDTTLEFLQWKAKNGVSDKAFGDLLKLVKNILPGGNKLPETTYEAKKIVCLLGLEVHKIHACPNDCILYRGEEYENLEACPVCKALRYKIRRDDPGEVDGQLTKKRIPAKVMWYFTIIPRLRRLFRNKGNARMLRWHAEERQQDGMLRHPADGSQWRNINRKFKEFGKDARNIRFCLSTDGMNPFGEMSPKQPGNDIDVYLRPLVEDLKQLWKKEGVPVWDEDKQEEFYLRALLFVTINDWPALSNLSGQSNKGYKAYTHCMDETESTYLKHCRKVVYMGHRRFLAANHPVRKKGKHFEHKADHRTKPKHRSGKTVFTMVKDLRVVFGKGPGSQPIESEDGHAVMWKKNSIFWELPYWEFLDVRHAIDKGSHYLSPASYTLSKAEKESMFECLESIKVSSGYSTNIKRIISTKEKKFTNLKSHDCHVLMTQLLPVLIRGILPDNVRATITKLCAFMNAISQKVIDLDRLEALQNEVVQCLVSFELIFPPSFFNIMTHLLCHLVKEIRILGPLYLHNMFPFERYMGALKKYVRNRARPEASIAKGYGTEEVIELCVEFIEDLRPIRVPESRHEGRLRGKGTLGRKATMTVDNNLFRKAHFTVLQHSSLVAPYIEEHSFLVRGPSGSIATFQGYEINGYTFYTRAQDMKSTNQNSVVRVDAMGHDGTTATYYGAIEDIWELDYGPLKVPLFRCQWVRLTGRGVMIDDSGMTTVDLNKVRYSDEPFVLANDVTQVFFVKDMSSKGKKSRGPDEPKRQVVLPGKRKIVGVEDKTDEDYDQLDGQPHFTVTIDPSILLSNEDTPYSRSDHKKGTIVRRKYVRSTV, encoded by the exons atgtacgctgaccggcggtccaaagagtttattgacggcgtgcactattttttgagagtggccgaagctaacaggcaaaggagttttatttgttgtccatgcaataagtgtaagaatcagaaggagtattctgcatccaggactattcatttccacttgtttgagtcggggttcatgccaagctataattgttggacatcccacggagagcaaggtgttgaaatggaagaagatgaagtggaagacgacaatattccggactttgctcagtatgttggatttgaagaaaatcaaacgggcgaggaggaaatagctgctgatggtaacgacgttgcggatgatcttggtcagatgttgcaggacgccagggaggactgcgaaagtgaaaaggaggcccataaattggacaagatgttggaggaccacagaacttcgttgtacctaggttgcgagcaggggcacaaaaagttggataccactctggagttcttgcaatggaaggcaaaaaatggggttagtgacaaggcatttggcgatttattgaaactcgtcaagaacattcttccggggggaaacaaattgcccgagacaacgtacgaggctaagaagatagtctgcctgttaggactggaagttcataagattcacgcatgtccaaacgattgtatcctatatcgcggtgaggagtatgagaacctagaagcatgccctgtttgcaaagcactacgatacaagattagacgagacgatccaggagaagttgatgggcagctaacaaagaagagaattcctgctaaggtgatgtggtatttcactataataccacggctaaggcgtttgttcaggaacaaggggaatgctagaatgttgcgatggcacgctgaagagcgtcaacaggacgggatgctgagacaccccgccgatggttcgcagtggcgaaacatcaacagaaaatttaaagaatttggaaaggatgcacgaaacatacggttttgtttgagtacggatggcatgaatccttttggagagatga gccccaagcaacctggtaacgacatcgatgtgtacctaagaccactggtcgaagatcttaaacagttgtggaagaaggaaggtgtccccgtgtgggacgaggacaaacaggaggagttttacctacgagcgctgctattcgtaaccatcaacgattggcctgcacttagcaacctatccggacagtccaacaaggggtacaaggcttacactcactgtatggatgaaacagaaagtacgtatcttaagcactgtaggaaggttgtatacatgggtcatcgtcgattccttgcagcaaaccacccggtacggaagaaaggcaagcacttcgaacataaggccgaccaccgtacgaagcctaaacatcgcagcgggaaaacagtgtttactatggttaaagatcttagagtagtgttcggaaaggggcctggaagccagcctatagagagcgaagatggtcacgcggtgatgtggaaaaagaactctatattttgggagttaccatattgggaattcttggacgtacgccacgcaatcgac aaaggaagccattacttgagtccagccagctacactcttagcaaggcagagaaggaaagtatgtttgaatgcttggagagcataaaggtatcgtctggatactccacgaatatcaagcgaataataagcacaaaggagaagaagttcacaaacctaaagtctcatgactgtcacgtattgatgacacaactgctaccagttttaataaggggtatccttccagacaatgtccgggcaacaataacaaagctatgtgcattcatgaacgcaatttcgcagaaggtcatcgatctggatagattagaagcccttcagaatgaagtggtgcaatgtctcgtcagttttgagttgatatttccaccttcatttttcaatataatgacgcatctgctttgtcaccttgtgaaagagatccgtattctcgggcctctgtacctacacaacatgtttcctttcgagaggtacatgggcgctctgaagaagtatgttcgtaaccgtgctcgtccagaggcaagcatcgccaagggttatggaacagaggaggtcatcgaattgtgcgtagaatttatcgaagaccttcgcccaatcagggtacctgaatcacgccatgaagggagactacggggaaagggaactctcggaaggaaagcaacaatgacggtagacaacaatttattccgtaaagcccatttcactgttctgcaacactcttcattggtagctccttacatcgaggagcact ccttcctggtgaggggaccgtctgggtcgatcgcgacattccagggatatgagatcaatgggtacacattctacacgagagcccaagacatgaagagcacgaaccaaaacagcgttgttcgtgtcgatgccatgggacacgatggaacaactgccacgtattacggtgccatcgaggatatatgggaacttgactatggtcctctcaaggttcctctattccggtgccaatgggttaggttgactggtagaggcgtaatgattgatgacagtggtatgacaactgttgaccttaacaaggttagatactcggacgaaccttttgtccttgccaatgatgtaacgcaagtctttttcgtgaaggacatgtctagcaaaggaaagaagagcagagggcctgacgagcctaagcgtcaagtggttctcccaggcaaaagaaaaatcgtcggagttgaggacaagactgacgaggattacgatcagttggatgggcaaccccatttcacggtgacgattgaccctagcatcctcctatcaaatgaagacaccccttactcacgcagcgatcacaagaagggaacaatagtgaggagaaagtacgtgcggtcaaccgtc